Within Scomber japonicus isolate fScoJap1 chromosome 18, fScoJap1.pri, whole genome shotgun sequence, the genomic segment CAGCTAATGATTTGACCTTCTTGTGTTAATTTCTGTTCCCCCAGTTCGACAATAAACTTTGAAACAAGGATAAATCCTAAAAGTTATATAAAAAGTTTGACCATTTGAGAATTTTGTATGAAACAATTGCTCAACTGAGCAAACTATGCAAATATGATTGGAAGTTCAGCAACAGCTTCTAATTGTTTGTTTATCAACTGTTGtttcaaaagtgaaaaataaacttgaattGATTAAAAAGTTATATTTTCAAATAAACTATGACCGACCATAACTTCTGTGCCTCATTAGACTTTGCTGaagtaatgaaaacacacatttttccacagcagacattttggtCGTAGCAGAagaagcacaggtgtaactaattacattaaaGATGGCTGCACTCGGTTtaggtttttttccctccagggACCTAATTTAGTACATGCTTGCTTTCCGGGACACTTAAATCAAATGGGACCATCATTAATTAACACTACACCTGTGTTTTTTCTGCCATGACAAATCAAAATGTCCTCCCTGGCTGACACAGCTAAACGTTTATGAACAGGCTAATTTAGGCTATATGTAGTGCACATCTAAAACCATCAGTTTTTTTTGCACCAAAGTGATTTGTAGagatataaaaaaacaataaagttattcaaattaaaataaacaacgTAGCATGTACCGTCAAACACTGCAGCAGACGACACCTACAGCTTCAGAGCACCACGGAAACATTTAATATGGTCAAAATGGGCCTCACTTTTCCTCAAATGTGACTTCAACGCAGCAATATCAACTTTTGGCACGGCTCACTGTGCATTAATAACTGGTTAGCGTCCGCCACCTAGCGTTAAAAGTATCGCCTTGTGTTTCATATTGGTTGCACTGTAGCTTTTCCTCGTTAAAACCACGGCAGCGAGCAGCGTTACTACGCACACAGCTCCAACAGCCTAGTCTGGATATGCGCGCGGCCGACTCTGCCCACTCACACCGCCGGGAGCGCGCTAGGAAAGTTTTAGAAGAAAAGTTTTGATCATCAGTCATTTGCCCGTCAGCCCCGGCGCGTTCACGTACCAGGTTTGGAGATGTCGGTACCGTCTCCGCGCTCCTGGTGGCGGAGGGGAAAGTATTTTGTCTTCTAAAAGGAATCCAACTAAAAGCACAAAATGTTTGGGTGAGTAACtagaaaaaaagagtgtttCTTTTGGTCTATTAAAGCTATGAATGTTGTTGcagtttaaatgtaacattagaGATGTTTACCAGACTTTATAAAGCTGCATGTATTCGTGAAATACACCGAAATGGGAAAACTTTACCTTTAGCTATGTGTGCAAatgagttactgtgtgtgtttttagtaaTATATCAAATGAGGAAAAATACTTAACATGGTGAAATATGATTTCACTTTACAGGTTTGATGTATGTTTCGTTTATCTGCGCTACATGGTTATTTATACATGGCAGGCATGAAGCTCAAGACTCCTCATTTTGATTTTGAGTTTTTGGGTGCCAGACCCAGCAGAGTTACActattcatgtgttttataaatgCAAAGCACACACATACCACTTAAACAACAAAAGGggattattttagtttatttaaattgttactttttaaatgttttcttatgGTTTATCCTATCTCAGAAACTATTCCTCGTGTTGTTTACAGTGGGGAAAGTAATCAGATCCTTTACTTGACATTAAAAGAAAGTAGTAATaccaactaaccctaacccactcaCAGTTTTAATTTAACAAAGAAGTAGTATCAGGAAAACTGatttaaagtataaaaagtaaaagCTTGTTATGCAGAATGCTTAGTTTCATAAAGCTATATGTTTCAGGACTGTCATTAGAAATGCATGTCCTTTATAAGCTGTTTCTTAGTCTTTTCTAGAGCAATGGATCATATCATGGTAGAAgatcatgtgtttttatatatgacTTTTCAATCATGTAACTATACCTGTAAATGCAATGGAGCAAAATATgcaacattttcttcttaaatatAGAAGAGCAGACTATTAAAGTAGCAGAAAATAAGAAGAAGTATGTCAGActtgtacttagttactttccacaaCTGTTTGTGTACATTATATACGACCATTTAATGGAGAACTTGCAGTAGGTTGGTTAGGCTTTAGGGGAACAGTTAGTGCGCCATAGAAGCAATTTAAGATTGTTTTTCCAATTTCCTTAAATTGGGTTTAAATGTGAAGAGCAAAACGTATTAGAAACCTGTGGTGTTTCTCCTAATCATCACAGATTGCACTATAAGGCACACTATgaagatatatttttaattgaacTGAATGACTTTCTGTACCCTAAAATACTTATGTGTTTCCTTTTGGCAGTGGGGTTTTAATATTTCAAGATAACACTAGCTTGTGAAAAGTAATGGAGTCAGAAAAGCTCTCAGGCAGGAGAAAGCTCTGTATGATACGGCTAGTGTAACTCAAATTAATCAGATTAAAGAATTATAGCATTCCAAGGCCGAATCTCACACGTTCATCCGCGGAAAAATGCAGGTTTAATGTTGTAATGCTGAAAGTTCAGCTTGCTTGTTGAAATTTGTGCTTCTACCAGTGGACAAAACTgtatctctgctctctgctttaaaaaaaaatgtcatgctTAATTACAAATCAATTATATACACCACCCAGAGAGTTTCCTTGTTCTCAATGATAGCCTCCCTCAAGAGAGTTTACAATCACTCACACATGATCACTCAGGTTGGGCAGGATGGGTTAATGAGTGACTAAACTGGGCAGAGGGCAGGTATACTTTACTcctttcagagagaaaaagagagagacactaAATGTGGGAATATGTCACCTGAAATAAACCGCAGATAATCCAAAAATACTTCCGCCTGGACTGAAAACATCAGATGGTAAGAGGTCAAAGTTTATGAGAGCTTTGTATTCAAGTTTTGTGGTTTGTTAGCATTTAGACTGTGTGTTTAGCTTGTCAGGATATCACCACATTTTACAGTCAGTTGTTAACTTCATAGCTGCTGGTTTAAGTGGAATAAAATCACttgttgtttgttggttttcCAGACTGGTACTGGTACAGACCTTATCGCAAAGTGTTACCCCACTTAGCCTGAGGGGGCACAAAAAGGATAAGTAActgtaaaataatgatgatgtaatgaggGACTAATTAGTACCAACTCAGTATTATGTATCTCTTTAATTGGGGGtacagaaaaacatgaatacatttttgattaGTAATGAATGAGTGCTTCTTAGCAGCTGGTTTAGAGTTAATCAGGAATGACTCATGAAGAAAATGGTCAGTATGATTgattcacacatattcataaaatatttattacCTAGTGACTCCTTCATATGAGATCTTCCCGTCTGTTCTCGAGTAACTCATCACGTCGTCCTCCATTAGGAATTATTTGAGAAGTAAGAATTATTAGGTCGTtcctgatttgtttctgacttGTTTCTCAATTAGCTAACAACTTTATGAAATTTGATGTGGAGTTACTGCCCGTTAATTAACGGTTTACCAGCAATTGGTTCCTCATTCGCCCCCTCCTAACCACTCAAAATTCCGTGTAGCTTATTGTAAATTGTTACCAGTCTCTGTTTACCAGAAACATTGTTCTCATTCAGCGTATGAATTACAAACAAAGGGCAAGCACACTCCAGCTTTGTATGTATTCAGATAAAGATCAGTTTTATGTGTGCGTTGAAGGTGTGCCACATttagaaacagagaaaatggaGCTGATTGTATTCTCTACGCCAAGGATTCAGATGTACTTTGTGTTTCAACAGAACTTTATTTCAGAGCTATCCTAAAATAAGGTGATAATGTCATTCTTCTCCGGTTCGATGTTACACCAAATCAGACTGAAATCACCAATTATTCTCCCCTCCACAGATGAGCACCCATCCGTAATCGTGCTTGGACAATCAGCCTACCCTGATTGGACTCTCTTTTCCTCTCGACGAGTTGCTGCCTGCAGCCGCTGTGGGAGCCGGAGTCGCCATGGAGACAGTGGTGATCGTGGCCATTGGGGTGTTGGCCACCATTTTCCTGGCCTCCTTCATTGCCCTGGTGGTGGTGTGCAGACACCGCTACTGCCACCCGCACGACCTGCTGCACCACTTTGACTCAAAGTCAGTGAATCAGTACAAAACCTGTAAATCTGTAGCAGGCAGGAgttttcatttctgtgtttccttCATAATCTAAAATTTGAAGGTCCATAAAAGTATTGAAATGACCAGATATGTGCAACATGTAGCCTAATATTCTGTCTCAGTTGGACTTCATTAACCTTAAAAATGTCTTATGCAAACCTGAAGCCTTTCCAGATATTACAAAGAAACTATTTCAAATAAGAACACTAGAAATAAACAAAGAAGTCAatgtaaaaaggaaattaaGTCATCACTGGCCATTTACGTCCATTATTATACATCCATAAGTTTGGTATTCAGTTGCCTTTTCAGCCCTTACTAAACAAATAATTCTCAGTTTAaatgagagatttaaaaaagtCCTTTAATTGAATTACATACGGTTGGCTGCTTCTTTTCTCAGCTCTCATTTGGAGGGAAAAGGTTGATCGACCCAACTGCTTTTATAATTTCATCTGCGAATGGAGTTTAATGTGGTGGCAACTTGTGATTCAATTTCAgatacagaaaaataataatcaataatcaattttAATTATTAGTCATTCAGCTTaccttcctctgcccttcctgtCTTGTCCTACAGACCTACGGTTGATCTGATCGGAGCCATGGAGACTCAGAGTGAGCCTTCGGAGCTGGAGCTGGACGATGTGGTTATCACCAACCCTCACATAGAGGCCATCTTGGAGAACGAGGACTGGATAGAAGACGCCTCGTACGTCTTAGCAGTAGCACTGAAAATTTGCATGACATCAACTACAAATACTGCCTGAAGTCATACCATAAAGAGAGATTTTGTAATCTAGTGTGGCAATGAAActaattctgttttgttttttgttcttaaaCAGTGGTTTGGTCTCTCACTGCATCTCCATCCTAAAGGTAACTGAACTGTACTTGCCCTTGAAGTCAATTTATTAAAAGTGATGGACCGATACTAACACAGTTAATTCCACATTCAGATCTGCCACACTTTGACCGAAAAGttggttgccatgacaatgGGTTCGGGGGCAAAGGTCAAAGCACCAGCCAGCCTGAGCGACATCATCACCGTAGCCAAACGCATCAGCCCGAGGTAACGTATGCTATTCACTACTACTTCATGCAATTGACTCTGGTGAACCCGCCCCCTCACATCCTCATTGACCTGTCTCGCAGGGTGGACGACGTGGTCAGATCCATGTACCCCCCTCTGGATCCAATTCTCCTCGATGCCAGGTAATCACGTCCCTTTTTCCCATTACTTAAATGGGCTTTTTACATGACCGTGAAAGCATAATGCTAAAGACCTACTGCTCTGCTGATTGATTCGGCGTCTGAAGGAGCTGGAGAGGAGCGACCACATGACTTTGATTTATCCATAATTTAATAACCTTTGAGATTTACAGACATATGATAGGGACAGTGATGTAAATGCTCAAGTGTCACAGGCAATTGATGCTACCAAGAAAAACTttcaaaaagctaaaaaaattGAGTTTTTCATCATTCAATCAAATTGAATTTAAAGTTTATGCAATCCATCATGTGTCATGTTACTTCCATGCTCTTTCTGTGCCCGTTGCACCCTGCCATCAATCTGTTTGTGCTTACTTTAGaaaaaagagttttttttaaataagtgctTTGTCTCTTTATCATCCAGCCGCAGCAGCAAGAAAGCTAGATTACTCAAACCCATTTGCTCTATTCTTCTCCCTCAGGGCCACTGCTCTCCTCCTTTCAGTTAGCCACCTGGTGCTGGTCACCCGCAACGCCTGTCACATGTCCGGCAGTATGGACTGGATCGACCAGTCGCTCCACGCGGCCGAAGATCATATGGTGGTTTTGCGTGAGGCAGCACTGGCCTCTGAACCGGAACGAAGCATGCCTGGAGCTGACATACAGAGAGAGCAGGCCATTTAGAGCAAGCTCAGACTCGGActcaaacaaacagcagcagggtGTGAAAATGTGTCCGTTTTCTAAGCTTGAGCTACTTCTTTTCAAGGTTCTGTATTCAATTGATACTTAACAGGCACAGGTTTCTGCTTCTCCAACTCATCATCCAGTCACTTCTGAGCAGTAAATGGATGTGTTGATGCATCCGGGGACTGTATTTCtcattttcacattacacatcaaGAAAAGGCCTTGAAATTTAATCTTGTCTGATTACAAAATCTGTGCATTCAATAGCTGTGTAGTAATAACTCTGAAGTAGATGTCACACATTAGATACAGGTGGTTTTAACAGTACAGGCCTTTTCGGGTTGGTCTGTTTAAGGTGTAAGCTGCCTGCAAGCGAAAAAAGATCTTTGGAAATTTCTTCTTTGAGTGCACCATCACCCAGCGGTGGGCCTAAATCCAATCTCACCAGCACTCCACAGTCACATGGAGGCTTAGTCAGCTAATCCATTCTGAGGAAAATAACACCCAGTTAGCCAGCGAGTCCAAAGAGGCTCCAACTCAATGGACCAATGGGAGAATAACCTGACTTATTTACAATTTGTGGGGGTCAGCGTGACTTGGGGTTGTTTAAAAGCCTCCCTCAGTAACTCTTATACTGTTTGAAATCACCGGTCTGTGAGATTTTAGTGCAGCTCTAGAGAACAACAACTGTAGTTTCAGCACATCAGCAGTAAAGTTAACATTTTCCAGCTGAGTACTCCCTTTGTGTCCCATTTGTGCATTATGTTATGATCGACTGAGGCCGTTATCAATGGTATAACTTCCTCTTAAAAGCTTGTTTTTCCCACCCGTATGACTTGTTAAGTCAAGTGCAAGACAGAGTCAAGAAAGAGATGCTTCTTCTTTAATTCTGACAtcaaaaggttttaaaaaagaaagctcAAATTTGCTGCCAAATTCAACTGTAGCTGCTGTTTCTATCTACATGATGCcaagaataagaaaaatacacaaatatcaAAGTAGACCAAGACATTTTAAGTACATCACCATTAGCTGTTAAGAATATTTGCGTTAcacagttgatttttttttttttcctgtcacacATTATTTGAGGGTACATTTGTGTCCTGGCGTGTTAGGAGGATGTTTTGAATAGTGTGTTGATTGAGGTGGAGCAGAATTAGCATGCTGTTTTGGGCCAGAGGGATGTTATTGGAGCATGTCTACTGGCTCCCCCATGCATAGCTAATAGTAAACCTCCAAGGAGTCCTAATAAGGCATTAACCACAGTCAGAATGAACACATGGGCTCCAGCTACAATCACCATGGCACACGAGGCTTGCAGACaaaatgaacacatcattacattATATGACACACGGCTGTAAAATACACATCATAGATTATGCTTTCAAACACGCtttgttttttcagatttcaccgaagaagaaaagcagcagtttttctttctgtttaaaACTGTAGCTCTGAGCATGCCGATATATCGATCGAGGAGGAAACATTTAGAAAGTGGTtagccttttatttttttttcttgtttacatTGTTTATTAGAAttgacctcttttttttttgtactcttTGCACTCTTGTTTGTTACTGACGTTCTTCCTTTACTCCCACACACCTTTCCTTTATATCTTTCACTGATTTGTACAGAGAAAAATGTTTCATAGCAAAATGTGCTTtgtggtttttttgttgttgttgttttttttgtttttttgttgtttttttttgtgctctGAACAATAGCTACGGAGAAATCCATGTCCGATTAAAAAGTCCACACACTCATACTAATTTGacataaataaaagtgaatttgtcttctttttattacgTTGTGAGCAGTCCTTTGTGCAACAGCATGATGCTAATATCCCCCCGCCGTCATCCATTCTTGGCAGAGGAGGAAGTCCCTGCTACAGCGCATCAGTCAGCCTCCACTTGTTATTGCTCTCTAGAAAAGCAGCCCTTTGCTTTTCTTCAAATCAATTTGCTTCCAGTCTGGGAGGGAGGCATATTCATCTCTCTTCATTTCCAAAATAGTCTGAAACACAATTGTAGTGATTTATTTATGGATTAAATAACGTGGAAATGAATTCATGAGTAGAATAAAACAcgttaattttatttttaaagtttagaCAACTTCCTCTCATAAATTATCTTCAGATTATAAACATATGAAACTATCAGTATTCATTAGTAAAATCTGGTGAACAGTGCAGCCTGGTGGATAAAAGATGCCACTGCATGCTGCTGATTCCTATTGGCCTACCTGGAAGTCCTGATCAGACAGGTAGACCTCCAGGTGCTGGGGGTCCACTCCTTCAGGCAAGGGGCTTCGTAGCAGCTCCTCCAGAGGATACTGGGTCTTCATGAGCTGGGCCAGGGCGTCCTGCACCAAGGTCAGCTTCACCCGCCCTGCGTCACCCTGAGACACACACGAGGTA encodes:
- the tmem98 gene encoding transmembrane protein 98, which produces METVVIVAIGVLATIFLASFIALVVVCRHRYCHPHDLLHHFDSKPTVDLIGAMETQSEPSELELDDVVITNPHIEAILENEDWIEDASGLVSHCISILKICHTLTEKLVAMTMGSGAKVKAPASLSDIITVAKRISPRVDDVVRSMYPPLDPILLDARATALLLSVSHLVLVTRNACHMSGSMDWIDQSLHAAEDHMVVLREAALASEPERSMPGADIQREQAI